The Vicia villosa cultivar HV-30 ecotype Madison, WI linkage group LG1, Vvil1.0, whole genome shotgun sequence genome includes a region encoding these proteins:
- the LOC131657343 gene encoding protein FAR1-RELATED SEQUENCE 5-like, whose amino-acid sequence MTSTNIDWKLMIGMEFDSSEAPFQFWLAYGAHIGFGVRKRYVNKNKKTGSISSCRFVCCKEGLRQADKRDVFVSNHRAETRTDCKARISTVLKNEKFVIHEFIEGHNHSLQQPETTHMLASHRKITEVQAYEIDFADNYGLRQKSTFQLMCTQAGHSSNLGYTRLDIKNYLNERR is encoded by the coding sequence ATGACATCTACAAATATTGAttggaagctgatgattggtatGGAATTTGATTCATCAGAGGCACCTTTTCAATTTTGGCTCGCATACGGTGCACACATTGGCTTTGGCGTTAGAAAACGTTACGTGAACAAGAATAAAAAAACAGGTTCTATATCATCATGCCGATTTGTTTGTTGCAAGGAAGGACTACGACAAGCAGACAAGAGAGATGTGTTTGTTAGTAACCATAGAGCTGAAACAAGAACTGATTGCAAAGCAAGGATTTCTACTGTATTGAAGAATGAAAAATTTGTTATTCATGAATTCATAGAGGGTCATAATCACTCTTTGCAACAACCAGAGACCACACACATGCTAGCATCACATAGAAAGATAACTGAGGTCCAAGCATATGAAATTGATTTTGCTGATAACTACGGATTACGACAGAAGTCGACATTTCAACTTATGTGCACACAGGCGGGACATAGTTCTAATCTTGGATATACACGTTTGGatataaaaaattatctcaatGAAAGAAGATAA